From Salinibacterium sp. ZJ450, one genomic window encodes:
- a CDS encoding Pls/PosA family non-ribosomal peptide synthetase, with protein MTVTTTKALLLSSDRTPPERTLIDVLRATARSHPQASALADTMGSLSYRELLREVNASAARLSLAGVRRGDRVGIRIPSGTRTLYISILAVMAAGGSYVPVDADDPEERADLVFREGGVVGVIGADGLLTVYGDRAPAELDDREPPASGIPNLGSPTGSMPMVGTVEPDDDAWVIFTSGSTGVPKGVSVSHRSAAAFVDAEARMFLQDDPIGPGDRVLAGLSVAFDASCEEMWLAWRHGACLVPAPRSLVRSGVDLGPWLIAHSITIVSTVPTLAALWPPESLELVRLLIFGGEACPPELAARLAVEGREVWNTYGPTEATVVACGAKLTGESPVRIGLPLDGWDLAVVDAEGNPVGEGEVGELIIGGVGLARYLDPAKDAEKYAPMPTLGWTRAYRSGDLVRFESEGLIFQGRADDQIKLGGRRIELGEIDAALSQLPGVAGGATVVQTTPAGNKILVGYIAPIDPTAPFDTDAAMTRLREELPASNVPLLALVDSLPTRTSGKVDRAALPWPLPNLTVDAAALTPTAGWIAEHWTNILGMPVTSPDDDFFGHGGGSLTAAQLISAIRARVPEARVTDIYDHPRIGALAAELDSRVPSDAREPRTVTPTGRGTQLAQTLLGIPLHVLVGLRWTIYLLTANNVLALVSPMPWVPTVSWWWLIAGFLLFVTPFGRMGIAVVAARLLLRGVTEGTYPRGGSVHLRLWLAEQVAQLAGAANLAGAPWISYYARALGAKIGPDVALHSLPPITGMLKIGAGASIEPEVDLSGYWIDGDLLRLGAIGIGAEATVGARSILLPGTRVGKGSEIAAGSAVHARVPAGQLWAGSPAERTGKAKHDWPQQRPPRGSRWVPVFGLSSILLAALPAVSVVLGALVVGAGIQGSATLGEAALRALVWLPVAVAVAGVAYALLVVIVVRLLGIGLRPGHYPVRSRVGWQVWGTERLLDAARTLLFPFYASLFTPTWLRLLGAKVGRNVEVSTVLLVPSLTTINDHAFLADDTMIGSYELGHGWLRIGAVKVGRRAFLGNSGMTAPGRSVPKNGLVAVLSATPRKAKSGSSWLGNPPVRLRRAVAEFDETRTFDPPRRLKLARLLWELCRFVPVVVTTAIGLGVLVVLEWMLAEWGAWWAIALSGAVMLAAGAVAAGITTAAKWLLVGRIAAREHPLWSSFIWRNEVSDTFVEMVAAPWFAVPATGTPALAWWLRSLGAKIGRGVWCESYWLPEADLVRLGDGATVNRGCVVQTHLFHDRVMQLDTVEIDTGGTLGPQSVILPAAAIGAGATVGPASLVMRGEFVPDSTRWAGNPIAPWADPESRA; from the coding sequence GTGACGGTTACAACAACGAAGGCCTTACTGCTCTCCTCGGACCGCACTCCGCCGGAGCGCACCCTGATCGACGTGCTGCGGGCAACCGCGCGCTCGCATCCGCAGGCCTCGGCGCTGGCCGACACGATGGGCTCCCTGAGCTACCGCGAACTGTTGCGCGAGGTCAACGCCTCGGCCGCCAGGCTCAGCCTCGCCGGCGTCCGCCGCGGTGACCGTGTCGGCATCCGCATTCCGTCCGGGACGCGCACGCTGTACATCTCGATCCTCGCTGTCATGGCGGCGGGGGGCAGTTACGTGCCGGTCGACGCCGATGACCCGGAAGAGCGCGCGGACCTGGTGTTCCGGGAGGGCGGTGTGGTGGGCGTGATCGGCGCCGACGGCCTGCTCACCGTGTACGGTGACCGCGCCCCCGCCGAACTTGATGATCGGGAACCGCCGGCCAGCGGCATCCCGAATCTCGGCTCCCCGACCGGCAGCATGCCGATGGTGGGCACCGTCGAACCCGATGACGACGCCTGGGTGATCTTCACCTCCGGCTCGACCGGTGTGCCCAAGGGGGTATCGGTGTCCCATCGCTCGGCCGCGGCGTTCGTCGACGCCGAGGCACGCATGTTCCTGCAGGATGATCCGATCGGACCGGGCGACCGGGTTCTCGCGGGACTGTCCGTGGCCTTCGACGCCTCGTGCGAGGAGATGTGGCTGGCCTGGCGCCACGGCGCCTGCCTGGTTCCCGCGCCGCGTTCCTTGGTGCGCTCCGGCGTCGACCTCGGCCCGTGGCTGATCGCCCACAGCATCACCATCGTCTCCACCGTGCCGACCCTCGCCGCGCTGTGGCCGCCGGAGTCGCTGGAGCTGGTGCGCCTGCTGATCTTCGGTGGCGAGGCCTGCCCGCCCGAACTCGCCGCCCGCCTCGCGGTCGAGGGCCGCGAAGTGTGGAACACGTACGGCCCCACCGAGGCCACCGTGGTGGCCTGCGGCGCGAAACTGACCGGCGAATCCCCGGTGCGGATCGGCTTGCCGCTTGATGGCTGGGATCTGGCCGTGGTGGATGCCGAGGGCAACCCGGTCGGCGAAGGCGAGGTCGGCGAGCTGATCATCGGCGGCGTGGGACTTGCCCGCTACCTGGATCCGGCGAAGGATGCCGAGAAGTATGCGCCGATGCCGACGCTCGGGTGGACGCGCGCCTACCGGTCCGGCGACCTGGTGCGCTTCGAGTCGGAGGGGCTGATCTTCCAAGGCCGCGCCGACGACCAGATCAAGCTCGGCGGCCGCCGCATCGAACTCGGCGAGATCGATGCCGCCCTCAGCCAATTGCCCGGCGTCGCCGGCGGCGCCACCGTGGTGCAGACCACTCCGGCCGGCAACAAGATCCTGGTCGGATACATCGCCCCGATCGATCCGACCGCCCCGTTCGACACGGATGCCGCGATGACCCGGCTGCGGGAGGAACTGCCCGCCTCGAACGTGCCGCTGCTCGCGCTCGTCGACTCGCTGCCGACCCGCACCTCGGGCAAGGTCGACCGGGCCGCCCTGCCCTGGCCTCTGCCGAACCTGACCGTGGACGCGGCAGCACTGACCCCCACCGCCGGGTGGATCGCCGAGCACTGGACCAACATCCTGGGCATGCCGGTCACCTCACCGGATGACGACTTCTTCGGCCACGGCGGCGGCTCACTGACCGCCGCCCAGCTGATCTCCGCGATCCGAGCCCGGGTTCCGGAAGCCCGGGTCACCGACATCTACGACCACCCGAGGATCGGCGCGCTGGCCGCTGAGCTCGACTCCCGCGTGCCGAGCGACGCCCGCGAGCCGCGCACGGTCACCCCGACCGGACGCGGCACCCAGCTCGCGCAGACCCTGCTCGGCATCCCGCTGCACGTGCTCGTCGGCCTGCGCTGGACCATCTACCTGCTGACCGCGAACAACGTGCTCGCGCTGGTGAGCCCGATGCCGTGGGTGCCCACCGTGTCATGGTGGTGGCTGATCGCCGGGTTCCTGCTGTTCGTCACGCCGTTCGGACGGATGGGGATCGCCGTGGTGGCCGCCCGGCTGCTGCTACGCGGTGTCACCGAGGGAACCTACCCGCGCGGAGGCAGCGTGCACCTGCGACTCTGGCTGGCCGAACAAGTGGCGCAGCTGGCGGGCGCGGCGAACCTCGCGGGCGCCCCGTGGATCAGCTACTACGCACGAGCCCTGGGCGCGAAGATCGGCCCAGACGTCGCGCTGCACTCCCTACCGCCGATCACCGGCATGCTGAAGATCGGCGCAGGTGCCTCGATCGAACCGGAGGTCGACCTGTCGGGCTACTGGATCGACGGCGACCTGCTGCGCCTCGGCGCCATCGGCATCGGCGCCGAAGCCACCGTCGGGGCGCGCAGCATCCTGCTGCCCGGCACACGCGTCGGCAAGGGATCCGAGATCGCCGCCGGCTCCGCGGTGCACGCCAGGGTCCCGGCCGGGCAGCTCTGGGCCGGGTCACCGGCCGAGCGCACCGGCAAGGCCAAACACGACTGGCCCCAGCAGCGCCCGCCGCGCGGCAGCCGCTGGGTGCCCGTGTTCGGCCTCAGCTCGATCTTGCTCGCCGCGCTCCCCGCGGTCAGCGTGGTGCTCGGTGCGTTGGTCGTCGGAGCCGGCATCCAGGGTTCGGCCACCCTCGGCGAGGCGGCCCTGCGCGCGCTGGTCTGGCTTCCGGTGGCCGTCGCGGTTGCCGGTGTCGCCTACGCGCTGCTGGTCGTGATCGTGGTGCGGCTGCTCGGCATCGGCCTCCGACCCGGCCACTACCCGGTGCGCAGCAGGGTGGGTTGGCAGGTCTGGGGCACCGAACGGCTGCTGGATGCTGCCCGCACCCTGCTCTTCCCGTTCTACGCGAGCCTGTTCACGCCGACCTGGTTGCGGTTACTCGGGGCGAAGGTCGGCCGTAACGTGGAGGTGTCCACGGTGTTGCTGGTGCCGAGCCTGACCACGATCAACGACCATGCGTTCCTCGCCGACGACACCATGATCGGCTCGTACGAGCTCGGGCACGGCTGGCTGCGCATTGGCGCGGTAAAGGTCGGCCGGCGTGCGTTCCTCGGCAACTCCGGCATGACTGCGCCCGGTCGGTCGGTGCCGAAGAACGGCCTGGTCGCGGTGCTGTCGGCCACCCCGCGCAAGGCCAAGTCTGGGTCGTCCTGGCTCGGCAACCCTCCGGTGCGGTTGCGGCGCGCGGTCGCTGAGTTCGACGAGACGCGCACCTTCGACCCGCCCCGCCGCCTGAAGCTGGCCAGGCTGTTGTGGGAGTTGTGCCGGTTCGTCCCCGTGGTTGTCACCACCGCGATCGGCCTCGGCGTGCTGGTGGTGCTCGAGTGGATGCTCGCCGAATGGGGTGCCTGGTGGGCGATTGCCCTGTCCGGCGCGGTGATGCTCGCCGCCGGGGCGGTGGCCGCCGGTATCACCACTGCCGCGAAATGGCTGCTCGTCGGTCGCATTGCGGCCCGCGAGCATCCGCTCTGGTCGTCGTTCATCTGGCGCAACGAGGTGTCGGACACCTTCGTTGAGATGGTGGCGGCCCCGTGGTTCGCGGTGCCGGCGACCGGCACCCCGGCGCTCGCCTGGTGGCTGCGCTCGCTTGGCGCGAAGATCGGCCGTGGCGTCTGGTGCGAGTCGTACTGGCTGCCCGAGGCCGACCTGGTGCGACTCGGCGACGGCGCCACCGTGAACCGCGGCTGCGTCGTGCAGACCCACCTGTTCCATGACCGGGTGATGCAGCTCGACACCGTGGAGATCGACACAGGCGGCACCCTCGGCCCGCAAAGCGTGATCCTGCCGGCCGCCGCGATCGGCGCCGGCGCCACCGTCGGACCGGCCTCACTGGTGATGCGCGGCGAGTTCGTGCCCGACTCCACCCGCTGGGCAGGCAACCCGATCGCACCCTGGGCCGACCCGGAGTCCCGGGCGTGA
- a CDS encoding RecQ family ATP-dependent DNA helicase: MTDVADRVSQAVSQAAQRAFGWPGLRPGQLDAIEALLNHTDVLAVMPTGYGKSAIYQLAGLLNDGPTLVVSPLIALQNDQVAGLNDAPDAPDAVAVNSGNSDGENDDAWQRYEAGDAEFLLLSPEQLAKPEVIQRLRSKRPTLFVVDEAHCVSSWGHDFRPDYLRLGEVIDQLGHPTVCALTATGSAPVRDEIVDRLHLRQPLVLTRGFDRPNLRLEVQRHSDDRERRDAVIEQVLALPKPGLLYVSTRRDSERYATALSERGLAASAYHAGLRSSLREQVHEAFLDDRLDVVVATSAFGMGIDKRNVRFVVHAAITESLDAYYQEIGRAGRAAAPATTTLHYRQEDLGLRSFFASGAPDPADLARVFATLAASDSPMKLADLASRLDLGTRRASSLVNLLQEADVANSGRRGVRATARIEPQRAAERALEAAESRERIEQSRLAMMRNYAETLGCRRQFLLGYFGEHLDEPCGNCDTCASGRAAEFDDPDSIAAEPFPLQAAVRHPDWGDGVVMRNEDDRVTVFFEQEGYKVLSRRAIEKHDLLRVR; the protein is encoded by the coding sequence ATGACGGATGTCGCGGACCGTGTCAGCCAAGCTGTCAGCCAAGCCGCCCAGCGCGCCTTCGGCTGGCCGGGTCTTCGCCCCGGCCAGCTCGACGCCATCGAAGCGCTCCTGAACCACACCGACGTGCTCGCGGTGATGCCCACCGGCTACGGCAAGTCCGCCATCTACCAACTCGCCGGGCTGCTGAACGACGGGCCAACCCTCGTCGTCTCCCCGCTCATCGCCCTGCAGAACGATCAGGTGGCGGGGCTGAATGACGCGCCCGATGCGCCGGACGCCGTCGCGGTCAACTCCGGCAACAGCGACGGGGAGAACGACGACGCCTGGCAGCGCTACGAAGCGGGCGACGCCGAGTTCCTGTTGCTCTCCCCCGAGCAACTGGCGAAACCCGAGGTCATCCAGCGCCTGCGCAGCAAGCGGCCCACCCTGTTCGTGGTCGACGAGGCGCACTGCGTGTCGTCGTGGGGTCACGACTTCCGGCCCGACTATCTGCGCCTCGGCGAGGTGATCGACCAGCTCGGACACCCGACCGTCTGCGCCCTCACCGCCACCGGATCCGCACCGGTGCGTGACGAGATCGTCGACCGCCTGCACCTGCGCCAGCCGCTTGTGCTCACCCGCGGCTTCGACCGCCCGAACCTGCGGCTCGAGGTTCAGCGGCATTCCGATGACCGGGAGAGACGCGACGCCGTGATCGAGCAGGTGCTGGCGCTGCCGAAACCGGGGCTGCTCTACGTCTCGACGCGCCGAGACTCGGAACGGTATGCGACCGCGTTGAGCGAGCGTGGGCTCGCGGCATCCGCCTATCACGCCGGTCTTCGCTCCAGTCTGCGCGAGCAGGTGCACGAGGCGTTCCTCGACGACCGGCTCGACGTGGTGGTGGCGACCAGCGCCTTCGGCATGGGCATCGACAAGCGGAACGTGCGCTTCGTGGTGCACGCCGCCATCACCGAGTCGCTCGACGCCTACTACCAGGAGATCGGCCGCGCCGGCCGCGCCGCCGCACCCGCCACCACCACGCTGCACTACCGGCAGGAAGATCTCGGACTGCGCAGCTTCTTCGCCTCCGGAGCCCCCGACCCCGCCGACCTCGCCCGCGTATTCGCCACACTCGCGGCATCCGATTCGCCGATGAAACTGGCCGACCTCGCCAGCCGGCTCGACCTCGGCACGCGACGTGCCAGCAGCCTGGTCAATCTGCTGCAGGAGGCGGATGTCGCCAACTCCGGTCGACGCGGAGTGCGGGCCACCGCCCGCATCGAGCCGCAACGCGCCGCCGAACGCGCCCTCGAGGCCGCCGAGTCGCGGGAACGGATCGAGCAGTCCCGCCTGGCCATGATGCGCAATTACGCCGAGACTCTCGGATGTCGCCGACAGTTCCTGCTCGGATACTTCGGTGAGCACCTGGACGAGCCGTGCGGCAACTGCGACACCTGCGCCTCGGGCAGAGCGGCCGAGTTCGATGACCCGGACTCGATCGCCGCCGAGCCGTTCCCGCTGCAGGCAGCGGTGAGACACCCCGACTGGGGTGACGGTGTGGTCATGCGAAACGAAGACGACCGGGTCACCGTGTTCTTCGAACAGGAGGGCTACAAGGTGCTCTCCCGGCGCGCGATCGAGAAGCACGATCTGCTGCGGGTGCGGTAG
- a CDS encoding GNAT family N-acetyltransferase — MIPYEFSAPLEADRVSLRMLTDQDVDVVHSYQSREDVCRYMLYEPRDHATVVAKVAEWSQHSRLEQDSDYLQLAVERRSDRRVLGDLYFTIKSVANQSAEIGWSLHPDHQGQGYASEAASAMLDVAFRVMRLHRVVAELDPRNDPSVALCRRLGMREEARFVEDLRFKGEWADTGVYAILAREFLAR, encoded by the coding sequence GTGATCCCGTACGAGTTCAGCGCGCCACTGGAGGCCGACCGGGTCAGCCTGCGGATGCTCACCGACCAGGACGTCGACGTGGTGCATTCCTACCAATCCCGCGAAGATGTCTGCCGCTACATGCTGTACGAGCCCCGCGACCACGCCACGGTGGTCGCGAAGGTCGCGGAGTGGTCGCAGCACAGCCGCCTGGAGCAGGACAGCGACTACCTGCAGCTGGCGGTGGAACGCCGCAGCGACCGTCGCGTGCTCGGCGATCTCTACTTCACCATCAAGAGCGTCGCCAACCAGAGCGCTGAGATTGGCTGGAGCCTGCACCCCGACCACCAGGGGCAGGGTTACGCCAGCGAGGCGGCATCCGCGATGCTGGATGTCGCGTTCCGGGTGATGCGGCTGCATCGGGTGGTCGCCGAGCTCGACCCGCGGAACGACCCCTCGGTGGCGCTGTGCCGACGGCTCGGGATGCGTGAGGAGGCGCGCTTCGTGGAGGACCTGCGGTTCAAAGGCGAGTGGGCCGATACCGGCGTGTACGCGATTCTGGCGCGCGAGTTCCTGGCGCGTTAG
- a CDS encoding CPBP family intramembrane glutamic endopeptidase, with the protein MTNLSSARPKTRRMHPIALFLLLSLGLAWLIASPLWLSGQGLATPGALPLLVVMMFVPAIAARVTEWLLPSGERFARLTTLRPRRPFRRMLPYIVIAWLGPILLTVAALGVAAALGVFQVDLVGFSGLAAYLDTLPGDQPIPAQTLAVVQMAALLVAPLINVIPALGEELGWRGWLQPRLADRFGQWGAALLTGVIWGLWHAPVILLGYNYPGYPAVAALVFMIVACILMSVLFGWVSDASGTVWMAALAHGFINGAGGLGALIVAAGHQIDPAATGVLGYTGWLVMAALIAILVVTRQFPVRARQSASHAALQAPLPAVASD; encoded by the coding sequence ATGACGAACCTTTCTTCAGCGCGGCCGAAAACCCGGCGAATGCACCCGATCGCCCTCTTCCTGCTGCTCTCGCTTGGGCTCGCCTGGCTCATCGCGTCGCCGCTCTGGCTGAGCGGCCAGGGCCTGGCCACCCCCGGCGCGTTGCCCCTGCTCGTCGTGATGATGTTCGTGCCGGCCATTGCCGCCCGGGTCACCGAATGGCTGCTGCCAAGCGGCGAGCGCTTCGCCCGACTCACCACACTCCGCCCGCGCCGTCCGTTCCGCCGGATGCTGCCATACATCGTCATCGCCTGGCTCGGCCCGATCCTGCTGACCGTCGCCGCGCTCGGAGTCGCCGCCGCCCTCGGTGTGTTCCAGGTTGACCTCGTCGGCTTCAGCGGACTCGCCGCGTACCTCGACACCCTTCCCGGCGACCAGCCCATCCCGGCCCAGACGCTGGCCGTCGTGCAGATGGCAGCGCTGCTCGTGGCCCCGCTGATCAATGTCATTCCCGCGCTCGGTGAGGAACTCGGCTGGCGCGGCTGGCTGCAGCCCCGCCTGGCCGACCGCTTCGGGCAGTGGGGCGCCGCGCTGCTCACCGGGGTGATCTGGGGGCTCTGGCATGCGCCGGTGATCCTGCTCGGCTACAACTACCCGGGTTACCCCGCGGTGGCCGCCCTCGTCTTCATGATCGTCGCCTGCATCCTGATGTCGGTGCTGTTCGGCTGGGTGAGCGATGCCTCGGGAACCGTCTGGATGGCCGCCCTCGCCCACGGCTTCATCAACGGCGCGGGCGGTCTCGGTGCCCTCATCGTCGCCGCCGGCCACCAGATCGACCCTGCGGCGACCGGCGTGCTCGGCTACACCGGCTGGCTAGTGATGGCAGCGCTCATCGCCATCCTGGTGGTGACCCGGCAGTTCCCGGTCAGGGCCCGCCAGTCAGCGTCGCACGCGGCGCTGCAAGCACCGCTGCCGGCCGTCGCGAGCGACTAA
- a CDS encoding helix-turn-helix domain-containing protein yields MRSKPLAKADVLLHPQRMAILRALGTDSRTTKELAAALPTLPQATLYRHLNSLLEAGLVEVVEQHQVRGAVERTYAMARSAAVLTAEDLANATREDHFRYFATFVASLLGEYGHYLERPEIDLVADGVGAREYVLNLTDSELLELLAEIRAALNARVDNKRTADRTPRLIGTVTMPVDRPNGA; encoded by the coding sequence ATGAGATCAAAACCACTGGCGAAGGCCGACGTCCTGCTGCATCCGCAGCGCATGGCGATCCTGCGCGCGCTCGGAACGGACTCTCGCACGACGAAGGAGTTGGCCGCGGCCCTGCCGACACTGCCGCAGGCCACCCTGTACCGGCACCTCAACTCCCTGCTTGAGGCAGGTCTCGTCGAGGTCGTCGAGCAGCACCAGGTTCGGGGCGCGGTGGAGCGCACCTACGCCATGGCTCGCAGCGCCGCCGTCCTGACTGCCGAGGATCTCGCGAACGCAACCCGCGAAGATCACTTCCGGTACTTCGCCACCTTCGTGGCCAGCCTGCTCGGTGAATACGGGCACTACCTTGAGCGCCCGGAGATCGACCTGGTCGCCGACGGGGTGGGCGCCCGCGAGTACGTGCTCAACCTGACCGACAGCGAACTGCTCGAACTGCTCGCCGAGATCCGCGCCGCGCTCAATGCGCGCGTCGACAACAAACGCACCGCCGACCGCACGCCTCGCCTCATCGGAACCGTCACGATGCCGGTTGACCGCCCGAACGGAGCCTGA
- a CDS encoding four-helix bundle copper-binding protein — MTVTRDMLDANPQEVADAAALATAIDACFECAAACTACADACLGEEMVADLVRCIRTDLDCADICAATGKVLTRQTAPDSNLLAAALAGCITACSTCADECESHADMHEHCRICGEACRRCQQACRDLLEDLE, encoded by the coding sequence ATGACCGTCACCAGAGACATGCTCGATGCGAATCCTCAAGAAGTGGCGGATGCCGCGGCGCTAGCGACCGCGATCGACGCATGCTTCGAGTGCGCCGCCGCCTGCACGGCCTGCGCCGACGCCTGCCTCGGCGAAGAGATGGTCGCCGATCTGGTGCGCTGTATCCGCACCGACCTCGACTGCGCCGACATCTGCGCCGCTACCGGCAAGGTGCTGACCCGACAGACCGCCCCCGACAGCAACCTGCTGGCCGCCGCGCTCGCCGGGTGCATCACCGCGTGCTCCACCTGCGCGGACGAATGCGAGAGCCACGCCGACATGCACGAGCACTGTCGCATCTGCGGCGAAGCGTGCCGCCGCTGCCAGCAGGCGTGCCGCGACCTGCTCGAAGACCTGGAGTGA
- a CDS encoding acylphosphatase gives MSIRKHAVVHGRVQGVGFRYAAQDEAVRLGLTGYVRNRSDGAVEAEIEGDAASVTRLLDWLHDGPPGAHVKKVTVTDVDPHGSTEFRITW, from the coding sequence GTGAGCATCCGCAAGCACGCCGTCGTGCACGGACGGGTGCAGGGCGTCGGCTTCCGGTACGCCGCGCAGGATGAAGCCGTCCGTCTGGGCCTCACCGGGTACGTGCGCAACCGGTCGGATGGCGCGGTGGAGGCCGAGATCGAGGGAGACGCGGCATCCGTCACCCGGCTGCTGGACTGGCTGCACGACGGCCCACCCGGCGCGCACGTCAAGAAGGTCACGGTGACCGACGTGGACCCGCACGGGAGCACCGAATTTCGCATCACCTGGTGA
- a CDS encoding type II toxin-antitoxin system Phd/YefM family antitoxin has protein sequence MYYSDDSDQLPPLPDCGPRDGRHGVDCDESYDPYPETRMGVGSVNALTVSMEDARLHLTALVGRVEQGDQVIITRDGIPVARLVSVVPTAGSEPGDFSAVEPVTAVPAMPALGRHKPKEPSIYIDHGAHLLELPDGGPRDGRHGVDRDRGFTPSDS, from the coding sequence GTGTACTACTCCGATGACAGCGATCAGCTGCCGCCGCTGCCGGACTGCGGTCCGCGTGACGGACGGCACGGTGTCGACTGCGACGAGAGCTATGACCCGTACCCCGAGACACGGATGGGGGTCGGCTCCGTGAACGCTCTCACCGTGAGCATGGAAGACGCCCGCCTGCATTTGACCGCGCTGGTGGGTCGGGTGGAGCAGGGTGACCAGGTGATCATCACGCGCGACGGCATCCCTGTCGCCCGCCTGGTGTCGGTCGTTCCGACGGCGGGGAGTGAACCAGGCGACTTTTCCGCGGTGGAACCGGTCACCGCCGTGCCCGCCATGCCAGCGCTTGGCCGCCACAAACCGAAGGAGCCCAGCATCTACATCGATCACGGCGCTCATCTGCTCGAACTCCCGGACGGCGGCCCCCGTGATGGGCGGCATGGGGTCGACCGCGACAGAGGCTTCACGCCGTCTGACTCGTGA
- a CDS encoding DUF6220 domain-containing protein, whose product MRKLFLVLTILLIISLTVQFYFAAYAVFSTDVEEGFFLHGMNGRFVLPILALLVIIGAALARAGGRTIGLSVVPLALILFQTVLFIITGAVTGAEGGGEIPVAASIMLGFHAIVGLAAFVVSYMLIQRARRLIATGSATVDRERDVTPVTR is encoded by the coding sequence ATGCGCAAGCTGTTTCTCGTTCTCACCATCCTGTTGATCATCTCGCTCACCGTGCAGTTCTACTTCGCGGCGTACGCCGTCTTCTCCACCGACGTCGAGGAAGGGTTCTTCCTGCATGGAATGAACGGCCGCTTCGTGCTGCCGATCCTCGCGCTGCTGGTCATCATCGGTGCCGCGCTTGCCCGGGCGGGCGGGCGCACCATCGGGCTGTCCGTCGTGCCGCTGGCGCTCATCCTGTTCCAGACCGTGCTGTTCATAATCACCGGGGCGGTCACCGGCGCGGAGGGGGGCGGAGAAATTCCCGTCGCTGCGTCGATCATGCTGGGCTTCCACGCCATCGTGGGACTTGCGGCGTTCGTGGTCAGCTACATGCTGATCCAGCGGGCGCGTCGCCTGATCGCCACCGGCAGCGCCACAGTGGACAGGGAGCGCGACGTCACTCCCGTCACGCGATGA